A window from Cryptomeria japonica chromosome 1, Sugi_1.0, whole genome shotgun sequence encodes these proteins:
- the LOC131060260 gene encoding adenylate kinase 4, whose product MASTIGLDLGNVPSLDLMTELLRRMKCSSKPDKRLILVGPPGSGKGTQSPFIKDEYCLCHLATGDMLRAAVSAKTPLGIKAKEAMDKGELVSDDLVVGIIDEAIKKPSCQKGFILDGFPRTVVQAQKLDEMLEKQGTKIDKVLDFAIDDAILEERITGRWMHPASGRSYHTKFAPPKVPGIDDVTGEPLIQRKDDNAEVLKSRLEAFHRQTQPVIDYYVQKGIVNKLHADKPAKEVAAEIQKALS is encoded by the exons ATGGCGAGTACCATCGGTTTGGATCTGGGCAATGTGCCGTCTCTCGACCTCATGACCGAGCTGCTTCGCCGAATGAAATGTTCCAGCAAGCCTGATAAACGCCTCATTTTAGTCG GTCCTCCTGGATCAGGGAAAGGCACTCAATCACCATTTATCAAAGATGAATATTGCTTATGTCACTTGGCAACTGGTGATATGCTAAGAGCAGCTGTATCTGCCAAAACTCCATTGGGCATAAAAGCTAAGGAGGCCATGGATAAG GGAGAGCTTGTCTCTGATGATCTGGTTGTTGGCATTATTGATGAAGCTATAAAAAAACCTTCATGCCAGAAGGGCTTTATTCTTGATGGTTTTCCTCGTACAGTTGTTCAAGCTCAGAAG cttgatgagatgttggaaaagCAAGGGACTAAGATTGATAAAGTACTGGATTTCgctattgatgatgcaattctgGAGGAACGGATAACTGGTCGTTGGATGCATCCAGCCAGTGGACGATCATATCACACAAAATTTGCCCCTCCAAAAGTTCCCGGCATTGATGAT GTCACAGGGGAGCCATTGATTCAACGGAAGGATGATAATGCAGAAGTTCTCAAGTCAAGGCTGGAAGCATTTCACAGACAAACACAGCCT GTTATTGATTATTATGTGCAAAAGGGCATTGTTAATAAGCTTCACGCTGACAAACCTGCTAAGGAAGTTGCCGCAGAGATTCAGAAAGCACTTTCATAG